The Pirellulales bacterium genome contains a region encoding:
- a CDS encoding phosphoesterase encodes MALVKTEQVLVVPTAVFHRLGHFQGFCAEVDRYLDELLSPEHTSYRPRDEVEEDPSFKQLIPYVVFRHGGDGRPESIFQYTRGRGQGEQRLHAKRSVGIGGHISSVDAEEDVNPYAEGMRRELEEEVLIDTPYLERCVGLINDDETEVGRVHLGVVHVFDVARPAVRPRERDIVEAGFRPVESLLADLDGFETWSQITLRALFGKG; translated from the coding sequence GTGGCACTGGTAAAGACCGAACAAGTTCTTGTCGTTCCCACGGCCGTCTTTCACCGCCTCGGCCATTTCCAGGGATTCTGCGCCGAGGTGGACCGCTACCTCGACGAGTTGCTTTCTCCGGAGCACACGAGCTACCGTCCGCGCGACGAAGTCGAGGAAGATCCGAGCTTCAAGCAGTTGATTCCCTACGTTGTGTTCCGGCATGGCGGCGACGGCCGGCCAGAGAGCATCTTTCAATACACGCGCGGCCGCGGGCAAGGCGAACAGCGCCTGCACGCCAAGCGCAGCGTCGGGATTGGGGGGCACATCTCGTCAGTCGATGCCGAGGAGGACGTGAACCCCTATGCCGAGGGCATGCGCCGCGAGTTGGAAGAGGAGGTCCTCATCGACACGCCTTACCTCGAGCGCTGTGTCGGGCTGATTAACGATGATGAAACCGAGGTCGGCCGCGTCCACTTGGGCGTGGTACATGTGTTCGACGTGGCGCGGCCGGCCGTGCGTCCACGCGAGCGCGACATCGTCGAGGCCGGCTTCCGCCCGGTCGAATCGCTCTTGGCCGACCTAGATGGTTTCGAGACCTGGTCGCAGATCACGCTACGGGCGCTCTTCGGCAAGGGCTGA
- a CDS encoding NAD(P)/FAD-dependent oxidoreductase translates to MPSEPNSSERWEVIVVGAGAAGLLAAAHAAERGRRTLLLEKNRRPGVKILMSGGTRCNLTHATDAAGIVQAYGLPGRFLHSALAALDPPRLVELFEAEGVLTKIESTGKIFPASDRAADVLAALLARLQRSGCTLATEEPLKSIERIEGGFRLTTARRELRAEKVIVTTGGKSYPGSGTTGDGYAWCMSLGHSLVPPRPSLTPVRCEAHWVAALRGVTLPDIALELHEANESGRRAKPLARTRGSLLFAHFGLTGPVALDISREVSGHPRPRTLRLECDLLPDVPRAQFEEDLRRATAESGKKQVVTLLGEWLPNRVAETVMMQAEVPLERRAAEISKTERARLVENVKRLVFPVAGTLGFEKAEVTAGGIPLGEVDSRTLQSKLVPGLYLAGEVLDLDGPIGGYNFQAAFSTGWLAAESV, encoded by the coding sequence CTGCCATCCGAACCGAATTCGTCCGAACGATGGGAGGTCATCGTCGTGGGGGCGGGGGCGGCGGGCCTGCTGGCGGCGGCGCATGCCGCCGAACGGGGCCGCCGCACCTTGTTGCTCGAAAAGAACCGCCGCCCCGGCGTGAAGATCCTCATGTCGGGGGGCACGCGCTGCAACCTCACGCACGCCACCGACGCGGCCGGCATCGTCCAGGCCTACGGCCTGCCGGGCCGCTTCCTGCACTCGGCCCTCGCCGCACTCGATCCGCCTCGACTCGTCGAGTTGTTCGAGGCCGAGGGGGTGCTGACCAAGATCGAATCGACTGGCAAGATCTTTCCCGCCAGCGATCGCGCGGCCGACGTCTTGGCGGCCCTGCTCGCACGGCTCCAGCGCAGCGGTTGCACGCTCGCCACGGAAGAGCCGCTCAAATCGATCGAACGCATCGAGGGCGGATTTCGGCTCACGACCGCGCGACGCGAACTGCGGGCAGAAAAAGTCATCGTCACGACGGGAGGCAAGTCCTATCCCGGCAGCGGCACCACGGGCGATGGCTATGCTTGGTGCATGTCGTTGGGGCATTCGCTCGTGCCGCCGCGGCCTTCGCTGACGCCGGTGCGCTGCGAAGCGCACTGGGTGGCGGCGCTCCGCGGCGTGACCTTGCCCGATATCGCCTTGGAACTGCACGAAGCAAACGAGTCGGGACGCCGCGCCAAGCCACTGGCGCGAACGCGAGGCTCGTTGCTCTTCGCGCACTTTGGACTGACGGGCCCCGTGGCGCTCGATATCAGTCGCGAAGTGAGTGGCCACCCGCGCCCGCGCACGCTGCGGCTCGAGTGCGATCTGCTCCCCGACGTGCCGCGTGCCCAGTTCGAGGAAGATTTGCGCCGCGCGACGGCCGAGTCGGGCAAGAAGCAGGTGGTGACGCTATTGGGCGAATGGCTTCCGAACCGCGTTGCCGAGACGGTCATGATGCAGGCCGAAGTGCCGCTCGAACGCCGCGCGGCCGAGATTTCCAAGACCGAACGGGCGCGCCTCGTCGAAAACGTGAAGCGGCTCGTCTTTCCCGTCGCAGGGACGCTTGGCTTCGAAAAGGCTGAAGTCACTGCCGGCGGCATCCCCTTGGGCGAGGTCGACTCGCGCACCCTGCAGAGCAAGCTCGTGCCGGGGCTTTACCTCGCCGGCGAAGTGCTCGATCTCGACGGGCCGATCGGCGGCTACAACTTCCAGGCGGCCTTCAGCACCGGCTGGCTCGCCGCGGAGAGCGTGTAA
- a CDS encoding aminotransferase class V-fold PLP-dependent enzyme, with product MDERPIYLDNHATTRVDPRVVEVMLPYFTETYGNPGSTSHVFGWEAREAVDAARKALAAAIGARDKELVFTSGATESNNLAIRGVAERQRRRGNHLISVETEHPSVLDPLDRLARRGYEVTLLPVAAHGDPRAGWLDPQRVADALRDDTLLVSVMLANNEIGVIQPLAEIVELAHARGVPVHCDATQAVGKLPVDVGTLGIDLMSFTAHKLYGPKGIGALYVRRRPPSVRLVPQIDGGGQEGGLRSGTLNTPGIVGFARAVELALAELPDEQRRLSTLRQRLYEGLVSAVDEVSLNGPTLERTDLRLPGNLNVSFAGVDGEALMMSMKRLAVSSGSACTSANPEPSHVLRALGLNDDLTRASLRFGLGRFNTEAEIDAAIEAVAETVHRLRQLSRST from the coding sequence ATGGACGAACGCCCCATTTACCTGGACAACCACGCCACGACGCGCGTCGACCCACGCGTCGTCGAGGTGATGCTGCCCTACTTCACCGAGACGTATGGCAACCCGGGCAGCACGAGCCATGTTTTCGGCTGGGAGGCCCGCGAGGCCGTCGATGCGGCACGCAAGGCGCTCGCGGCGGCGATCGGGGCGCGCGACAAAGAGCTCGTCTTCACCAGCGGCGCCACCGAGAGCAACAACCTGGCGATCCGGGGAGTGGCCGAGCGCCAGCGGCGCCGCGGCAATCACCTGATCTCGGTCGAAACGGAGCACCCCTCGGTGCTCGACCCCCTCGATCGCCTTGCCCGGCGCGGCTACGAGGTCACGCTTCTGCCGGTCGCAGCGCATGGCGATCCGCGGGCGGGCTGGCTCGATCCGCAACGCGTGGCCGACGCTCTGCGCGACGACACCTTGCTCGTATCGGTGATGCTGGCCAACAACGAGATCGGGGTGATCCAGCCGCTTGCCGAAATCGTGGAGCTGGCACACGCGCGCGGCGTGCCCGTGCATTGCGACGCCACGCAAGCCGTGGGCAAGCTACCGGTCGATGTGGGCACGCTGGGGATCGACCTGATGAGCTTCACCGCGCACAAGCTGTATGGCCCGAAGGGCATTGGGGCCCTCTATGTGCGACGCCGTCCGCCGTCGGTGCGGCTTGTGCCTCAGATCGACGGTGGTGGTCAGGAGGGGGGCCTGCGCAGCGGCACGTTGAACACGCCGGGCATCGTCGGTTTCGCGCGGGCCGTGGAACTGGCGCTGGCCGAGCTGCCGGACGAACAGCGCCGGCTTTCAACCCTACGACAACGGCTCTACGAGGGGCTCGTGAGCGCGGTGGACGAAGTGTCGCTCAATGGGCCGACGCTGGAGCGGACCGACTTGCGGCTGCCGGGCAACCTCAACGTCAGCTTTGCCGGCGTCGACGGCGAGGCACTGATGATGAGCATGAAGCGTCTGGCGGTCAGCTCGGGCAGCGCCTGCACGAGCGCGAATCCCGAGCCGAGCCACGTGCTGCGCGCCCTGGGACTGAATGACGACCTGACCCGGGCCAGCCTTCGCTTCGGCCTGGGGCGTTTCAACACCGAGGCGGAAATCGACGCGGCCATCGAGGCCGTGGCCGAGACGGTCCACCGCCTGCGGCAGCTCAGTCGTTCGACTTGA
- a CDS encoding iron-sulfur cluster assembly accessory protein has protein sequence MGIVLTEKAASEVKRILEEQKLDADTMLRVGLAGGGCSGFQYSLGFDKAYDEKVDSKQEHHGVTVVVDKKSALYLDGTKVDFYDGLEKRGFVFDNPNATKTCGCGSSFSA, from the coding sequence ATGGGTATTGTGCTGACCGAGAAGGCCGCGTCGGAAGTCAAGCGAATCCTCGAAGAGCAGAAGCTCGATGCCGACACCATGCTTCGCGTCGGTCTCGCCGGCGGCGGCTGCAGCGGCTTCCAGTACAGCCTCGGCTTCGACAAGGCCTACGACGAGAAGGTCGACTCGAAGCAGGAACACCATGGCGTGACGGTCGTCGTCGACAAGAAGAGTGCCCTCTACCTGGACGGCACCAAGGTCGACTTCTACGACGGCCTCGAAAAGCGCGGCTTCGTGTTCGATAATCCGAACGCGACGAAGACGTGCGGCTGCGGCAGCTCGTTCTCGGCCTAA
- a CDS encoding phosphoglycerate dehydrogenase, producing MPRVLITPHLLYELDLPCRRAIEEAGLEVVYPPNAMSLMDPADLLEQLDGVSAVLAGMEPFNPDVLAKSNLRVIARAGVGYDAVDMAAASKRGVVVTITPGTNEISVAEQALSLLFGVMRGQPGRDQEVRTGVWKRVPLPRLGGKTIGLVGLGRIGRAMATRCLGIGLKVIASDPMADAAFAAKHDIRLVTLDELYAEADIVSLHTPATPETVRMINAKSLAKMKPGAVFINTARGSLVDETALADALRSRHLMAAGLDVFDVEPLALDSPLLALDNVLLAPHMGGLDEESLEAMATMAGRSIAELYRGEWPGNGRVVNEELRAGWKW from the coding sequence ATGCCCCGCGTATTGATCACGCCCCATCTGCTATACGAACTCGACTTGCCCTGTCGCCGCGCGATCGAAGAAGCCGGCCTCGAAGTGGTCTATCCGCCGAACGCCATGTCGCTGATGGACCCGGCCGATCTGCTCGAGCAGCTCGATGGCGTCTCGGCCGTGCTGGCGGGCATGGAGCCGTTCAATCCCGACGTGCTCGCGAAGTCAAACCTGCGCGTCATCGCCCGGGCCGGCGTGGGCTATGACGCCGTCGACATGGCCGCCGCCAGCAAGCGAGGCGTGGTGGTCACCATCACGCCTGGCACGAATGAAATCTCGGTGGCGGAGCAAGCACTGTCCCTTTTGTTCGGCGTGATGCGCGGACAACCGGGGCGCGATCAGGAAGTTCGTACGGGCGTGTGGAAGCGGGTACCGCTGCCAAGGCTCGGAGGGAAGACGATCGGTCTCGTCGGGCTGGGGCGCATCGGCCGCGCCATGGCGACGAGGTGCCTCGGCATCGGACTGAAGGTGATCGCCAGCGATCCCATGGCAGATGCTGCCTTCGCCGCGAAGCACGACATTCGTCTTGTTACGCTCGATGAACTCTACGCCGAGGCCGACATCGTGAGCCTGCACACACCGGCCACGCCCGAGACAGTGCGGATGATCAATGCCAAGAGTCTGGCGAAGATGAAGCCAGGCGCGGTGTTCATCAACACGGCTCGTGGCAGCTTGGTGGACGAAACGGCCTTGGCCGACGCGCTCCGCAGCCGTCACCTGATGGCGGCGGGGCTCGACGTGTTCGACGTCGAACCGCTGGCACTCGACAGCCCACTGCTCGCGCTCGACAACGTGCTGCTTGCGCCGCACATGGGGGGCCTCGACGAAGAATCGCTCGAGGCGATGGCCACGATGGCCGGAAGATCGATCGCCGAACTGTACCGGGGTGAATGGCCCGGCAACGGTCGCGTGGTCAACGAAGAACTACGCGCCGGCTGGAAATGGTAA
- the cbiE gene encoding precorrin-6y C5,15-methyltransferase (decarboxylating) subunit CbiE, translating to MGTSEKVHIIGIGDDGLDGVTDAARRLIHEAELIIGAEPTLAVVPPGKAERLLVGANLDAVVQRVANSAGRRIVVLASGDPLFYGVARYLCAQLGKEHFEVLPHVSSMQLAFARVKESWEEAYLTDLSSRNLSSILEKIRIAEKVGLFTSETTPPAAVAKALLASRIDYFNAYVCENLGSPDERVTQGTLNEIAAQEFSPLNVLILVRKPDVPDRPSEQIGRRLFGNPDQVFLQSKPKSGLLTPAEVRSIALSELDLGPTSIVWDVGAGSGSVAIEAAQIAAGGTVYAIEMDAEDHGLIVENAERFGCRNLVPIHGRAPDAWADIPSPDAIFVGGQGREISRLVELAFSQLKLGGRLVANVGSLQNLSEVHALLEHGGSDVKVWMVNIARGTYQLERVRFEALNPTFLLAAVKA from the coding sequence TTGGGCACCAGCGAAAAAGTACACATCATCGGGATCGGCGACGACGGACTCGACGGAGTAACGGACGCCGCCCGGCGGCTCATCCACGAGGCCGAATTGATCATCGGCGCCGAGCCGACTCTGGCCGTCGTGCCCCCCGGCAAGGCCGAGCGATTGCTCGTCGGCGCGAATCTCGACGCGGTTGTGCAGCGCGTGGCGAACTCCGCCGGGCGCCGCATCGTCGTGCTCGCCTCGGGCGATCCCCTGTTCTATGGCGTTGCGCGCTACCTGTGCGCCCAGTTGGGCAAAGAACATTTCGAGGTGCTGCCGCATGTGAGCAGCATGCAATTGGCCTTTGCGCGCGTGAAAGAGAGTTGGGAGGAGGCCTACCTGACCGATCTCTCGAGCCGCAATCTGTCGAGCATCCTCGAAAAGATTCGCATCGCCGAGAAGGTGGGGCTCTTCACCAGCGAAACCACGCCCCCCGCGGCGGTGGCCAAGGCGCTGCTTGCCAGCCGGATCGACTACTTCAACGCGTATGTCTGCGAGAATCTCGGTTCGCCCGACGAGCGCGTGACGCAGGGGACGCTGAACGAGATCGCGGCGCAGGAGTTTTCGCCCCTGAACGTGCTGATCCTGGTGCGCAAGCCCGACGTGCCGGACCGGCCGAGCGAACAGATCGGCCGGCGCTTGTTCGGCAATCCCGACCAGGTCTTCCTGCAGTCGAAGCCGAAGAGTGGCCTGCTGACCCCCGCCGAGGTGCGCTCGATCGCGCTGTCGGAATTGGATCTCGGGCCGACGAGCATCGTCTGGGACGTGGGGGCGGGGAGCGGATCAGTGGCGATCGAGGCCGCGCAAATCGCCGCTGGCGGAACGGTGTACGCCATCGAGATGGACGCTGAAGATCACGGCCTGATCGTCGAGAACGCCGAACGCTTCGGCTGTCGCAATCTCGTGCCGATCCACGGCCGCGCCCCCGACGCCTGGGCTGATATCCCCAGCCCCGATGCCATCTTTGTCGGTGGACAGGGGCGCGAAATCAGCCGCCTGGTCGAACTGGCCTTCTCGCAACTGAAGCTGGGGGGGCGTTTGGTGGCCAACGTCGGCAGCCTGCAAAACCTCTCCGAAGTGCATGCCCTGCTCGAGCATGGCGGCTCCGACGTCAAGGTGTGGATGGTCAACATCGCGCGCGGTACTTATCAACTGGAGCGGGTGCGTTTCGAGGCATTGAACCCCACCTTCCTGCTGGCGGCTGTTAAGGCCTGA
- a CDS encoding GNAT family acetyltransferase has product MRIRPFQESDEAEVSALWTKVFSYPQPHNQPSHIIQQKLVLQRELFFVAEEDHGIVGTVMGGYDGHRGWIYALAVRPESRRQGLGTALVRHLERELSFLGCTKINLQIVASNAATAEFYKQLGYLVEERISMGKVIASAHPNN; this is encoded by the coding sequence ATGAGAATTCGCCCCTTCCAAGAGTCTGACGAAGCCGAAGTGAGCGCCTTGTGGACCAAGGTGTTTTCGTATCCACAGCCCCACAATCAACCATCTCATATCATCCAACAGAAACTTGTCTTGCAGCGCGAGCTCTTCTTTGTGGCAGAAGAGGATCACGGCATTGTCGGCACGGTGATGGGGGGCTACGACGGACACCGCGGCTGGATCTATGCGCTGGCCGTGAGGCCCGAGTCGCGACGCCAGGGGTTGGGTACCGCTTTGGTGCGACATCTTGAACGGGAATTGTCGTTTCTCGGTTGCACGAAGATCAACCTACAGATCGTTGCGTCAAATGCCGCGACCGCGGAATTCTACAAGCAGCTTGGCTACCTGGTCGAAGAGCGAATCAGCATGGGCAAGGTGATCGCTTCCGCTCATCCGAACAATTGA
- a CDS encoding PIG-L family deacetylase: protein MKKASIVASEVASNTVERLDVIAVGAHPDDVEIACGGTLARLVRQGYRVGIIDLTDGEPTPRSPGPEVRLEEARRAAEVLGVQLRLNLGMPNRRLFDSFEARVALATEFRRYRPRVVLGFGDKTPMNSPDHWQAMQITDAAVFYSRLTKWDEYFAGLPVHTISAQLYYSLAFGSPEGMSHGSNLVVDIGETLETKLESVRCYETQFPPEKAHIHERIRAVALTLGFAAGYTAGELFNATRMLGTRDLMHFLLGERPADAPRRDDPR from the coding sequence TTGAAGAAGGCATCCATCGTGGCCAGCGAAGTTGCGAGTAACACGGTCGAGCGACTCGACGTGATCGCCGTGGGAGCGCACCCGGACGACGTCGAGATCGCCTGCGGCGGAACCCTCGCGCGGCTCGTCCGTCAGGGATATCGCGTCGGCATCATCGATCTGACCGATGGCGAACCGACGCCCCGTTCGCCGGGTCCCGAGGTGCGTCTGGAAGAAGCTCGCCGCGCGGCGGAAGTGCTGGGCGTGCAACTGCGGTTGAACCTTGGCATGCCCAACCGCCGGCTCTTCGATTCGTTCGAAGCGCGCGTGGCGCTGGCCACGGAGTTCCGCCGCTATCGTCCCCGGGTCGTGCTGGGCTTCGGCGACAAGACGCCGATGAACTCGCCCGATCACTGGCAGGCGATGCAGATTACCGATGCGGCGGTGTTTTATTCACGGCTGACAAAGTGGGACGAATACTTCGCCGGCCTGCCCGTGCATACGATCTCGGCCCAGCTCTACTACAGCCTGGCGTTCGGTTCGCCCGAGGGGATGTCGCACGGCAGCAATCTGGTGGTCGATATTGGCGAAACGCTGGAGACGAAGCTCGAGAGCGTGCGCTGCTACGAAACGCAGTTTCCGCCCGAGAAGGCCCATATCCACGAGCGGATCCGCGCGGTGGCACTGACCTTGGGGTTTGCCGCCGGCTATACGGCGGGCGAGTTGTTCAACGCCACGCGGATGCTCGGCACGCGCGACCTGATGCACTTCCTGCTGGGCGAACGTCCGGCCGATGCGCCGCGCCGCGACGACCCGCGCTAG